A genomic segment from Streptomyces sp. NBC_00654 encodes:
- a CDS encoding adenylyltransferase/cytidyltransferase family protein: MAQHRVGYAPGVYDLFHVGHLNILRHARSQCDYLVAGVVSDEMAALAKGHKPVIPLPERLEIVRSVRYVDAAFVETVPDKVETWQQVRFDVIFKGDDWRGTGKGKRLERDFAEVGVEVVYFPYTVHTSSTQLRRALDVLVSQPGTLSAP, from the coding sequence ATGGCGCAGCACAGAGTCGGTTACGCACCGGGGGTGTACGACCTGTTCCACGTCGGGCACCTGAACATCCTGCGGCACGCCCGCAGCCAGTGCGACTACCTGGTCGCGGGGGTCGTCTCGGACGAGATGGCCGCCCTGGCCAAGGGCCACAAGCCGGTGATCCCGCTGCCCGAGCGGCTGGAGATCGTCCGCAGCGTCCGCTACGTGGACGCCGCGTTCGTCGAGACGGTGCCGGACAAGGTCGAGACCTGGCAGCAGGTCCGGTTCGACGTGATCTTCAAGGGCGACGACTGGCGGGGCACGGGAAAGGGGAAGCGGCTGGAGCGGGACTTCGCCGAAGTGGGCGTGGAGGTCGTCTACTTCCCGTACACCGTGCACACCTCCAGCACCCAGTTGCGCCGGG